Part of the Brassica oleracea var. oleracea cultivar TO1000 chromosome C8, BOL, whole genome shotgun sequence genome is shown below.
AACGTAACTATAGATCCAAGAACTAATGGAACACAGTGTTCTAAAAATCGGGTCTAGGCGTTTAAAAAAATCGGTCCAACATCTGCCTAAACAATAATCCTTTATAAGCATAACCATCAACTAGTGATTTCTAAACATTGGCTAATATAGTATTAAACATCCAAATAACAATGTTATTTCCAGCTACTACTACACCAAGCTTATTGGCTTTGCCAATCTCACATGAAAAAGGTTGCAACTTTAAACATGACAAAGAGGCAAAAGAGACATACGAATGCCAGCACTTGGAGTAGCCGAAGTCGGAGTTCCCGTGCCACCAGAATTACCCTCAAGCGCCGTCGCGCCACCAAACAACACAAGACGGGGACCAATATAACCAGGCGCCCCCTCCTCGCCAACCGCAGGCACCGCCGTCAGCGTGTGGCCGCACCTAGGCCCAGGCCCATCCTCCTTCTTATCCATCAACGCATCCACTACCGAGTACGTCGGCGCACACCTCGGACCAACAACTTGCGGCGGCTGCTCCTGGGAACTCGCCGCTTCGGGAGCCGATCCGGAATCCGCCGGCGGCGATTCGTCGCGATTCGCCTCCCTCTCCATAGGCAACGGAGATTGGGCTTCGTCGTGGCCACGAGAGTCCCGATCTTGATCGGTCTCGGGGAGCATAGACGAATCTTCATCCATTATTAATTATCAAACCTAACGAGGAAATTAAATTTTTTTAAAAAAAAAAAGTAAATCTAACTTAGATCGATCCAGCTACAGAGCCGCCGCGTCTCTGATCAACATCTATCTCTCTCTCTCTCTCTCTGTTTCTCCGAGATTGAATTCGAAACCCTAGCTTTCCCACGGTGCAGATCCTCGGGCCTTATTGGAAAAGCAGAAACAGTTTATTTTCCAGGGAAATTAAAACGAAGCAGACATTCGCGGAGTCCGGGAAAACGAAATTCGTCTCCTCCTACTATGATTTTTTTTTTTTTTTAATTGAGTTTCTTTTCTCTTTCCTCCTCCCTCGCAATTATTTTCTTTTTGGGGAAATTAAAACCAATAAATGGAAATAACAGATATTCTGTTCTGTTATAGGAAACTTTTTGATTTCGAATATTCATTTTATACGCTAAATTTACAGATTTGATTAGTATTTTTTTGTCAAATAAGGTATAAAAATACATGAGATAACTGTTTTAGTATAAAAACAAACATCAGAAATGTAGATTCAAATTCATTTTTACCAATAATTCAAAATTAATCAAATGTAACTCAAGTTACTAATCAAAACCATAATCTATATTAAGCAAAATTACAGTATAAAAGCCCTTAAATAACTAGAATTAACAAAACTCTAAAAATTAAAAAAAAAAAAAAAACTTTTTAAGTATCTGTTGACAAAAAAAGTATCTTAGACTGATAATACACCATCTCATCTCTATCACATAAACTTAATATCTTTGCTACGATGACTACACTTTGGTCACTTGTCACTATTCACCACATAGTGAGAGGCCTGTGTTAGCAGGTTTCTGAAAAACTCTAACAAGAGGCATCCCATCACCACCCTCTGCGTTCTTAACCCTCCAGTCCCTGTCCTTCTTCCTCTGCGGCTTCTTATGCTGCTTATGCGACGCCGTCTCCTTCTTCACCGCCACTTTCTTAGAAGACGCAAGCCCGTTCGCCACATCAAACGAGCTCAAATCATCCAGCACATCATCAATACCAGGAACCTCCTCGCTTTCCTCCTCATCATCATCCGAACCTATCTCAGCACCTAGTATCCTCCCACCTTCTCCTCACTCATCGTCCCAAGCGCAGAGCCGGTCCTGGACCAAGCCTAATGAAATATGACTCAGGGCCCCAAATTTTTTGAAAATTTGTATATGTAAATAGGGACCCAAGAGCACTCTCACTCACTGCTCTAGAGTTTCTTGCTCTGACGATCTCTTGAGCCTCACACTGTAACCGTCCCAAGAGCTCTGTCTCTGCCGCATATCACAACTTCTGGATCTTCTGTCTTTTGAAAGTTACCGGGTTGTCTCCATTGCTCTTTCAAGACTTTCCCTTCCAGGAGAGCTGTAGCGGCCATGGCTGACCAGAAGACGAAGAGGATGTTGTTGAGGCGAAAATATTCTGCCCATTTCTCCCTAGTCCCTATAGAAGTCAAACCACTTGATCAGAAGAGGGTTGCTTACCTGACGTAAGGAGGTAAAAAGATCCGCCTTGTTAATTAACTAGAAGCATGAGTTTCTTATGCTCATCGATCTCTCGAGCATATGCCTGTGTCAGGATGTATCTTGAAAGTTAGTGATAAGGATCAGGGATACGGTGTCAGATGGGTTTAAAGTTGCAATACCTCAAGATCAGGACAACGGTAGAAGAGTGTATCTCTAGCATCAACTACCATAACAATCTAAAAAAAGGAGAAGGATTAAATAAACAAAGACGTTTAATGAGACGGTTACTTTGCCAGGGACTTACCAAGTCACTACGTTCAAGCACTCGCCAAAGCTGTCTACAGATGTCGAGGTTCTTTTCGAATGGAGTCAACACAAGCTTTTCGTTTTCCTCTAGCCTAAACACAGTCACATGAGAACAAGTAAGCATTTATAAGCAAATGGCAATGAGTCACATAGAAAAGTGCACATGACGAAACCTATTCACACATCAACTTTTTTCTCCTTTCGAGCTTCTCAGTAATATACAAGGGAAAGAGATTCGCTCGAGTACATCAACAACTTATAAATGTCCATATATTTCATCTTTATTTGTTTTCTACTAAAATCAAGAAAATAACGATATTATTATTGTTATTGGTGTTAGACAATATCATGTGACCAAAGACAACATGTTAAGTTGTTAACTGTCACAATGAACTTTATGATAATTGTTAATTAAAAGAATACGAATATTAAAATTTATATAATTCCTACAATTTTATTCTGACTCTATGATAATCACATATTCACATACACTATAGGATCTGATTGGTAATGGCTGTAGCTTTAAAAATTTTGCTGTAGAAAAAAATTTGTAGATTTTTTTGCTGTGGCTTTAGATTTTATTGCTGTAGAATTTTATGCAAAGCACTAAACAACTGCTTTGGATATTTGGCTCTGCAGAGCACTTGTACAGCTGTAGGTTATTTCAAGAGCTGTGGTTTCAAAATAAAAAGTAAAGCTTGATTGCTCTGAATTTGATGGTGTAAAAATAAATAAGAATGTGTACAGCACCTACAGCGACTACCAATAACCCTCGTGCTCTCAGATGCAAACTACTAAGAAAAACAAATTTTGAGAGACTGTTTTTCTTAAAAAATCTGGAATTAATCTTATCCAAGAGGTGGACCCACAATATCAAAGAATATGCTGAGGTGTCACAAAGCTATTGACTGATAACCATCCTCGAAATCTTTAATGTCGTCCACAGAACCAATCTATTTCATGTTTTGTGGATGTTAGAAATAAAACAAAGGAGCTCAGTTTGGCAGGAAGAAGCAAAGAAGAAAAATGGCCGCAACATTTGGAACCCCATCGACGGTGATAGGTCTCGGAGGATCATCTGTTTCTCCCATCAAGGCCAAAGCTCTCTCTTCATGTACTCTTGTCTTTCTTTTGATCATATCTGAATAATTGAGTTAACATATAATATTCATATTGATTTGTAATTTCTGGTGATGTTTTCAGCTTTTCTAAAACCAACATTAAGAGCGAAGAACCCTCTGAAAGTCGCCGGAGCATCGGGAGGAAGATTCACCTGGTGTGTTATCCTTTTATA
Proteins encoded:
- the LOC106310704 gene encoding GTPase LSG1-1 yields the protein MLTCSHVTVFRLEENEKLVLTPFEKNLDICRQLWRVLERSDLIVMVVDARDTLFYRCPDLEAYAREIDEHKKLMLLVN